The Cervus canadensis isolate Bull #8, Minnesota chromosome X, ASM1932006v1, whole genome shotgun sequence genome contains a region encoding:
- the LOC122435979 gene encoding odorant-binding protein-like, which yields MKLLLFSLVLGLLYAGQGEAQLFLKPFSGEWRTLYIASSNIEKITEDGPFHIYARYIQFNADNTVDIDFYIKSNGECIKKHVTAQPQQNFTYTSEYAGQSEGRPLHVSHHSIIGHVFNVDEEGNETNLVGIIGTDDEISDSDFERFKEETRDKGIPEENIVNFIDNDDCPEE from the exons ATGAAGCTTCTGCTGTTCAGTCTCGTCCTTGGTCTGCTTTATGCAGGTCAAGGTGAAGCTCAGCTATTTCTCAAACCG TTTTCAGGAGAATGGAGAACCCTTTACATCGCATCCAGTAATATTGAGAAGATCACTGAGGATGGGCCATTTCACATTTATGCACGTTACATTCAGTTTAATGCAGACAACACAGTAGACATCGACTTTTATATCAA GTCAAATGGAGAATGCATAAAAAAACACGTCACAGCACAGCCGCAACAAAACTTCACTTACACTTCTGAAT ATGCGGGTCAAAGTGAAGGTCGACCTCTTCATGTGTCACATCACTCTATAATAGGACATGTCTTCAACGTGGATGAAGAAGGAAACGAGACAAATCTAGTTGGAATAATTG GCACAGATGACGAGATTTCAGACAGTGACTTTGAGAGGTTCAAAGAGGAGACAAGAGACAAAGGGATCCCAGAAGAAAATATTGTGAATTTCATCGATAATG ATGACTGTCCAGAGGAGTGA